A stretch of the Phycisphaerales bacterium genome encodes the following:
- a CDS encoding YebC/PmpR family DNA-binding transcriptional regulator, whose translation MAGHSKWANIKHRKARQDAVRGKAWSKCSRAIIVAAKSGGGDVTMNLTLRYAIDEAKAANMPKDTIEKAIKKGAGVAGEGESYEEVRYEGYGASGVAVIVDCLTDNVNRTAPELRKLFERNGGNLAKPGAVSFGFETKGQILIDESSTEEEVLMELALEAGADDVELTEGIWEVTCEPASFLSVKEALEAASLVFESASVTMIPTTTVSCDKSTAERIIKLIDAFEDHDDVQKVYSNAEFPDEMSADVD comes from the coding sequence ATGGCTGGCCACAGTAAATGGGCGAATATCAAGCATCGCAAAGCGAGGCAGGACGCTGTTCGTGGGAAGGCATGGTCAAAGTGCTCGAGGGCGATCATTGTGGCGGCAAAGTCTGGTGGCGGTGATGTCACTATGAATCTGACGCTCCGCTATGCCATTGATGAAGCGAAGGCTGCGAATATGCCTAAGGATACTATTGAAAAGGCAATCAAAAAGGGTGCTGGGGTTGCAGGTGAAGGTGAGTCATACGAGGAAGTTCGTTATGAAGGCTATGGGGCCTCCGGTGTCGCTGTGATTGTTGATTGCCTCACGGACAATGTGAATCGAACTGCGCCGGAGCTGCGAAAGCTGTTCGAACGCAATGGCGGAAACTTGGCTAAGCCGGGTGCAGTTTCCTTTGGTTTTGAAACAAAGGGCCAAATACTAATCGATGAATCAAGCACCGAAGAAGAGGTGCTTATGGAATTGGCACTTGAAGCTGGTGCCGATGATGTGGAATTGACCGAGGGGATTTGGGAAGTGACTTGCGAGCCAGCGTCATTCTTATCAGTGAAAGAGGCACTTGAGGCGGCAAGCCTGGTATTTGAGTCTGCTTCTGTGACAATGATTCCCACAACTACAGTCTCGTGCGATAAGTCCACCGCTGAGCGTATCATCAAGTTGATTGATGCTTTCGAAGATCACGACGACGTTCAGAAGGTTTACTCCAACGCTGAGTTCCCAGATGAGATGAGCGCCGATGTAGACTGA
- the rbfA gene encoding 30S ribosome-binding factor RbfA, protein MSLHKNRASSEIRKAVQTVFSRGLNDPRIRGILSVTRVEIAPDGSNATVFVSVLPEEHVELALHGIQHAREHIRSEVGNLVRMRRIPKLHFKIDKSLKKQAEVLSAIARANDEMNRGDGENTNQTEESNP, encoded by the coding sequence ATGAGTTTGCACAAGAACAGAGCCTCTTCGGAGATTCGAAAAGCAGTCCAGACCGTTTTTAGTCGGGGACTCAATGACCCAAGAATTCGCGGAATTCTATCTGTCACACGGGTTGAGATTGCTCCAGATGGCTCCAATGCAACGGTCTTTGTTTCAGTGCTCCCAGAGGAACATGTGGAATTAGCACTGCATGGCATCCAGCATGCGAGGGAGCATATTCGCAGTGAAGTCGGTAATCTTGTTCGAATGCGGCGCATTCCAAAGTTGCATTTCAAGATCGACAAGTCACTAAAAAAACAGGCAGAAGTTCTGTCCGCTATTGCAAGAGCTAATGACGAGATGAATCGTGGTGATGGTGAGAATACGAATCAGACTGAGGAGTCAAACCCGTGA